In Astyanax mexicanus isolate ESR-SI-001 chromosome 5, AstMex3_surface, whole genome shotgun sequence, a single window of DNA contains:
- the ywhaba gene encoding 14-3-3 protein beta/alpha-A, producing the protein MDKSDLVQKAKLAEQAERYDDMAASMKAVTEGGVELSNEERNLLSVAYKNVVGARRSSWRVISSIEQKTEGNEKKQQMAREYREKIETELQDICNDVLGLLEKYLIPNASQAESKVFYLKMKGDYYRYLSEVASGESKRTTVDNSQKAYQDAFEISKKEMQPTHPIRLGLALNFSVFYYEILNTPEQACSLAKTAFDEAIAELDTLNEDSYKDSTLIMQLLRDNLTLWTSENQGDEGDAGEGEN; encoded by the exons ATGGACAAAAGTGACCTGGTGCAGAAGGCTAAACTAGCCGAGCAGGCAGAGCGCTATGATGACATGGCTGCCTCCATGAAAGCAGTCACAGAGGGCGGAGTCGAGCTGTCCAATGAAGAGCGCAACCTGCTGTCCGTGGCCTATAAGAACGTGGTCGGCGCCCGCCGCTCCTCCTGGCGCGTTATCTCCAGCATCGAGCAGAAGACAGAGGGCAACGAGAAGAAGCAGCAGATGGCGCGCGAGTACCGCGAAAAGATCGAGACCGAGCTACAGGACATCTGCAATGATGTGCTG GGCCTTCTGGAGAAGTACCTCATACCCAACGCTAGCCAGGCAGAGAGCAAAGTCTTCTACCTGAAAATGAAAGGAGACTACTACAGATACTTATCTGAGGTGGCATCTGGAGAATCAAAGAGAA CCACGGTGGATAACTCTCAGAAGGCTTACCAGGATGCGTTTGAGATTAGCAAGAAGGAGATGCAGCCCACACACCCCATCAGGCTGGGTCTAGCTCTCAACTTCTCCGTTTTCTACTACGAAATCCTGAACACCCCAGAGCAGGCCTGCAGTTTGGCTAAGACA gctTTTGATGAGGCCATCGCTGAGCTCGACACTTTGAATGAGGACTCGTACAAAGACAGCACTCTGATCATGCAGCTACTAAGGGACAACCTCACT